The Saprospiraceae bacterium genome contains the following window.
GACAAAACTATTTCACCAAGATAAGTTGATTCAATTGGAGCATGTACATGTTAAGTACCCATTAAAATCTGGCTTTTTAGGATATAATAAACATGAATTTCATGCTGTTAATGATGTGAATTTTACAATTTATGAAGGTGAAGTATTGGGTTTAGTCGGGGAATCCGGAAGTGGAAAATCATCTGTTGGGAAAGCAATTTTAAATTTAGCGCCTGTTTCAGAGGGAATAATTAAATATAGAAGTAGACAAATTAATAATTTAAACAAGCAACAATGGAAATTGCTACGAAAGGATATGCAATTAATCTTTCAGGATCCTTATTCTGCTTTAGACCCAAAACAATCAATAGGCGATGCTATACTTGAGCCAATTTTAGTTCACAATCTTTTCCCAAACAGACGCATTGCAATCGAACGTGTACATGAGCTTTTAGTAAAAGTAGGCCTGCAGGAAGATCAATACAACCGGTATCCGCATCAATTTTCCGGAGGTCAAAGACAACGGATCTGTATTGCAAGGGCATTGGCACTCGAACCTAAATTCCTGGTTTGCGATGAGCCCGTATCGGCTTTAGATGTTTCAGTTCAGGCTCAAATTCTAAATCTATTAAAAGATTTGCGGGATGAATTTAAATTGACGATGTTGTTTATTACACATGATATGGCAGTTGTTAGATTTATTGCCGATCGTATCGCAGTTATGAATTCCGGTAAAATTGTTGAATATGGGAATTGCGAACAGGTTATTAATCACCCAAAACATGAATATACCCAGGAATTAATTGATGCTATTCCAGTTTTCTAATGTCACGGTTTTGTAATCCGTTTATAAATTCTCTGGCTGTGACTTTACGCTTGCCTTCAGCCTGAATTTCAAATATTTCTATATAGCCATCAGAACATGCAATTTTTAAGGAATCCGTATCTATAAGCCATTCTCCAGGAATCAAGGTATGAGTTTGATTTATTTTTGATGCTTTGTGAATTTTATACGTCTTTCCCTTGTCCACAAACCATGCACAAGGATAGGGTATAAGTGCACGAATTAAATTGTAAACAACCACGGTTGATTTTGTCCAGTCAATTCTGCAATCATCTTTGAATATTTTTGGAGCAGCGCTGACTAGTTCATCATTCTGAGTTTTATAATTAGCTGTATTAGATTCTATTTCTTGTAAACTTTTAATCAAAAGAGGTGCACCTGCTTGAGCCAATCTATCATGCAATTCGCCTCCTGTCTCATCTGAACCGATTGCTACTTCCAAGGAATTGACGAGATCCCCGGTATCAATTTCATGCGCTAACCTAAAAACGGTTAAACCCGTTTTTGTTTCTCCAGCCATGATCGCGCGTTGAATTGGTGCTGCACCTCTGTATTTCGGTAGTAGGGAAGCATGTAAATTCAAAGATCCAAATTTTGGTAAGTTAATGAGTGCAATTGGCAACATCCGAAACGCAACAATCACATTAATATCAGGATCAAGAGCTTTGACCCGATTTAGAAATTTTTCAGATTTGAGGTTTTTTGGTTGTAAAAGAGGTATTTTATGATCTTGGCAATAGGTTTTAACTGCGGAAACCTGCAACTGATGGCCTCTGCCAGCAGGTTTATCAGGGGAAGTAATGACGGCAACTAGAGTGTGTTCGCGATGTATCGCATCTAATGATGGAATTGCAAACTCCGGAGTTCCCATAAATAGTACGCGCATGTTGATCCTTTTCACTGCAAAATAAACCCGAAATCCCCATATTGAAATAGATTTGCATTCATGAATCGACTCCTTTGTTTTGGATTTGGAACTGTGTTGCTATTGCAATTCAATTTTAGTCGATTTTGGCATACTTATAACAAGACACTATTAGATTTTAACCCCAAATTGACGAATGCTTCGTTTTGTAAAGATTCAAATCGTTGTTTTATCATAGCGGGTAGTTTTCTGATACCACAAAATGCTGATAATCAGCTTAAAATGATAAAAAATAAAGGATTTAATAAAGCATTCAAGTATAATTTTCCTCAATCAGAATATTATTCTGTGGTAGTTGATACGTTTAATGCCGGTGATACAAGCCAAATTGTACTGACTGACGAACTTTTACGTTTAAAGCAGCCTTACTTTATTAAGTGTTTATAGCAATTTATGCTTCTTGATTTACTATGATAGCCATTAAGAAAATAGATCTTATGTTGATAAAAGGCTTTATACCGCCTTTTTTCATATCGTTCTTTATGGCCTTATTCGTTTTGGTCATGCAAGTTTTTTGGCTTTATATTGATGATATCCTGGGTAAAGGAGCTGGTATTTTAGTTATTTTGGAATTTCTATTTTATTTAAGTTTTTCATTAACCCCATTGGCTTTACCTATTGGTGTCTTGATGGCAGGTGTTTTTTTATTTGGAAATTTAGGTGAGCAATATGAACTCTCCAGTATGAAGTCAGCTGGAATTTCATTGTTTCGCATTATGCTGCCTGTAATGCTCATGGCATTATTTGTAGCACTCTTTTCATGGATTTGTTCTGATTATATTATCCCAAGATCGAATCTTAAATACCTAAGCCGTTTGCATGATCTTAAGCGCCAAAAACCAACCTTGGGATTGGATGAGGCTGTGTTTAATGAAGACTTTTATGGTTATACCATTCGAATCGGGCACAAAAGTTCAAATGGAAATGATATTTCCGATATTTTGATTTACGATCACAGTAAATTTGAAAATTCCGGGGAAAAAACAACAATTTCTGCTGCAACTGGCAAGATGTATGTAACGGATGAGGATAAATTTATGGTAATGGCTTTGCAGAATGGGACTGTTTACCAAGATCCTGGCAGACGCAATTCTTCTGGATCGGAACTTCCCTACATTCGAACTTCATTTAATGAATTGGTCAAGGTTTTTGATTTGAGTGAATTCCAATTGGATCGAACAGATGAAGATTTGTTTAAGAACGATAAACGAATGAAGAATAGTCAGCAATTAAGGCAAGAAATTGACAGTATTGGTCGCACACTCAATCGAAAAAGTCATGATTTACTTACCACCTTGTCATTGGATCGAATCTTAAATAACAAAGGGGATACCATTACTAAAACTAGTCCGTTCACACATTTTTACTCCAAGCAAAATCTTGCCTTACTTGACAGTTTGATCTGGGATTATGAAACCAAAGGAACAGATCTTTTTAAACCTTTGTCAACAAAAATTATTCAAAATGTTGAAATCAATCTTGAAAGGAGAAATACTTTTGTTAAGGAGACTCGTCAAATTAAAGTACAAAAAGCAAAATTTGAATATGAACTTTTTATTAAGTACTCACTGGCAGTAGTGTGCCTTTTATTCATATTTGTTGGAGCACCTTTAGGTGCCATTGTTAGAAAAGGGGGCTATGGCTATCCGTTTATAATTTGTATACTGGTTTTTGCCGCTTACATTCTGCTTAATACATTTTGTAAGCGATTGACCGAAGGTTTAAAAATCCCAACAGTATGGGCCGCATGGTTGCCTTGTATTATTCTCACAATTCCAGGAATTTTTATTACCTGGTCTGCAATGCGTGATCGCAATGCATGGGAAGATATTAAACTTTTAAGTCGTCGCTTAACCAAGCTTATCTGGAGCTCCAAAACAAAATAAAAAAGGCCATCGGATCAACCAATG
Protein-coding sequences here:
- a CDS encoding LptF/LptG family permease codes for the protein MIAIKKIDLMLIKGFIPPFFISFFMALFVLVMQVFWLYIDDILGKGAGILVILEFLFYLSFSLTPLALPIGVLMAGVFLFGNLGEQYELSSMKSAGISLFRIMLPVMLMALFVALFSWICSDYIIPRSNLKYLSRLHDLKRQKPTLGLDEAVFNEDFYGYTIRIGHKSSNGNDISDILIYDHSKFENSGEKTTISAATGKMYVTDEDKFMVMALQNGTVYQDPGRRNSSGSELPYIRTSFNELVKVFDLSEFQLDRTDEDLFKNDKRMKNSQQLRQEIDSIGRTLNRKSHDLLTTLSLDRILNNKGDTITKTSPFTHFYSKQNLALLDSLIWDYETKGTDLFKPLSTKIIQNVEINLERRNTFVKETRQIKVQKAKFEYELFIKYSLAVVCLLFIFVGAPLGAIVRKGGYGYPFIICILVFAAYILLNTFCKRLTEGLKIPTVWAAWLPCIILTIPGIFITWSAMRDRNAWEDIKLLSRRLTKLIWSSKTK
- a CDS encoding methionyl-tRNA formyltransferase: MRVLFMGTPEFAIPSLDAIHREHTLVAVITSPDKPAGRGHQLQVSAVKTYCQDHKIPLLQPKNLKSEKFLNRVKALDPDINVIVAFRMLPIALINLPKFGSLNLHASLLPKYRGAAPIQRAIMAGETKTGLTVFRLAHEIDTGDLVNSLEVAIGSDETGGELHDRLAQAGAPLLIKSLQEIESNTANYKTQNDELVSAAPKIFKDDCRIDWTKSTVVVYNLIRALIPYPCAWFVDKGKTYKIHKASKINQTHTLIPGEWLIDTDSLKIACSDGYIEIFEIQAEGKRKVTAREFINGLQNRDIRKLE